The Saccopteryx leptura isolate mSacLep1 chromosome 5, mSacLep1_pri_phased_curated, whole genome shotgun sequence nucleotide sequence atggttgcttcacttcagttgtttattaattgcttctcataagtgccttgacccaaggggctcaagccaagccagtgacctcttgctcaagccagggaccttgggctgaagccaggtACCTTGaccttcaaaccagcgaccttgggatcatgtcgttGATCCcgcaccccatgctcaagccggtgacctctgggtttcaaaccagggcactcagcatcctgggttgatgctcaatccacagcaccaccaccggtcaggctatttcttgatttttctatgtTTCGATGTTATCTGTGGATCTCCAGCTACGGAATTCAGAAATTAgcttccctcccaccctcccaccccaaaCACAAACATACACTTCCCCTCCTTCCATTTTCCCTGCAGAGCCGAATCACTGGAGTCAACATGCAGAGCTTATAGTAAGACCATGTAAATATTAATGTTCGGCTTTTTGTGTTCCCTGGAGTTAGTAATGTCTTTGTTTTATCACTTGCTTGGTTTTCTAGGCACCAGTTGTTAATACAATCCAGAGTTTCCAACAGAActgaacatttattttgaatatgacTAAAAACAGATAATTGGTTTCATTGTGTTCTGGAGGCATCCCTCTTGGAGCATCTGTCCTTGGACTTCAGCCTGGGTggcccgctttttttttttttttttttttttttaatttttctgaggtcagaagtgggaaggcagtcagacagactcctgcatgcacccaactgggatccacctggcatgcccaatagtgggcgatgctctgcccatctgggctgttgctctgttgcatccggagcccttctagcgcctgagggggaggtcatggtgccattctcagtgcccaggccaactttgctccagtggagccttggctgcgggaggggaagagagagacagagaggaaggagagggggaggggtggagaagcagatgggcgcttttcctgtgtgccctggccgggaatcaaacccaggacttccacacgctgggccgatgctctaccgctgagccaaccggccagggcctgcccgcTTTCTTTGCCAGGGAGCCCAACTGACGTCCCCAGGCCTTTCTCATCGTTCCTCTCCTGTGGTTAGCCTCATTTCTTAAACCCCATATTGTCGGCTTTCTTAGTTTAATCCCTTATTTTTCAGAAGCAAGTCCTCCAGTGACGTTCTAAGAAAAGGGGTATGCGAAATCAAATGTTTGGGACATAGCATGGCTTAAAATCTCTTTATTCTGATCTCACACTTTGAAATCATTGGAACAGATACATGTTTCTAGGTTGAAATCATTTTCCCTCGGAATGTGGTGGGTGTCACTTTATTGCTCCGAGAAGACCCGGAGCAAAGGCAGTCATCAGTAAGTGGTCCCGAGGGCTGGTGGCATGGGCTCCATGGACCGTGGAGCCCATTACCACCGAAGATTTCAAGGCCATCAAGCTTGAGTCTGTGGACAGGGCCCGCTGGGGGCAGGTACGCAGCCGGATTTTTCCCCTTTACTAGGGGCTGAAACCCATCGGTTTTCCTTCAAAGTATGTAATGTGGATGATGACTCATTCTCTCAGTTACGATCCATTCCTGTTCTTGCCTCTCACATGACTAAACTGAGATGTCCTGAAGCCATCACCCAAGGACAGATGACCAGTGGGGTGGGTTTCTTTCCTAGGTGACCAGTCCCTTCATTACGtgtttattttccttcctgtCATTCAGAGAGTGCCTCTTACTCTGCTGTGGCCCTCGGACATGGACGTCCCTCGTGCCGTCTCTGGAATCCCGGTGTCCGGCGCGTCTCCTACACACCACAGCACATCAGACGCTCCACACACAGCTGCCTCCTGCCCCCGCTCCCGTGTCACGGGTCACGCGGGAGCCCAGCCGCAGAAGGCCTCCGGGTGCTTCCTGGCAGAGTCCATCCCTGCATTCCTGGGCTGCAGTCTTGACAAATCCCCCTCAGGGGCCCACGGGCACCACCCGACTctctcaggagagagagagagagagagagagagaacagtagACAGGAAGAGTGCATGACTTGTCCCTGTCCACAGGTCAGAGCCCCCATGGGGAAAAGAAAACGGCCCTTTCTCCTTTAGGCAGACACCCGTGGAGCGATGAGGGGGTTAGAATGCCTTCTGGACGGCTCATACCCCCCCCTGGCAGGGCGCGAGAGCAGAGAGTGAGCAGAGCAGAGGCCGGAGGGGCGAGCCTTAGTTCTCAGAAATCGCTGACCTCCGGCTTAAGCCCCATCTGAGCCAGCCGCCAGTTGTTTATGAGGCCGGAAGCGGCAGCAGCCCCTCCCTACCCCAGAAACCCACCTGTCAGGAGGTCACAATGCCCCAGCTGCCCAACTCCAGATGGCTGATGGAAgggggaggaggtgaggagggcTTGGTgggtggctgtgggaggaaggaggagattcCCACGGAGCCCAGTTCCCCACTCCCTGGGCGCATCCTTGAACCGCCGCCATCCCCTCCCACACTCCCACGCCCCCCCCAATGCCCTCCCAGCACAGCCCCTTCCTAGAACCTCCCCCTTCTGCCATGACCCAGTTCTGCTGACACAGGCTTGAGGCCCTCGCTTGTCCCATCCCTGTCCCTCTCaggggcctgggagctggggagggaTTGGGTCGTCCAGTGGGTCCATGCGTGTCCTCCTGGGTCCCTAGCTCGGCCCAGCTCTTGGACAGTGTCCTAGGGCTGGGGGCCCTGGGGTTGACAGTTCGAGCAGTCTTTTCCATGGCTGGCCCAgccttgctgctgctgctgctgctggtcagcTTCCTGGCCTTCGACCTGCTCCACAGGTAAACGGGCAGCAGCCTGGCCGGTGGGCAGGTGCAGGCAAGCGAGCGAGTAGTCAACCCCCCGAAAGCCCAGCTGCCACCCTCTCTGTCCACAGGCCCACAGGTCCCTCCCGGCCTCAGCGCACACTTCTTCCAGGGGGCCAAGGTCAGGGAGCCGGCGAGGGTCCGAGACAGCAGGAGGCTGTACTCCTGCAGACCATGGCCATCGCGGGACCACTCAGCCTCCAGGAGGCTCTGCTACTGCTgtccctgggcctggagctgcTCCTGGGAGCCCGAGGCATGTCCTTGGCCTTGCTGGGCctggctctctgcctccagccttgGGCCTGACTGCCCTCCAGAAATACACTGGTCATGCTGCCTCTTCAGGCCTCCTTTCCTCGTTCCAGCTGGGCTGGTGGGAGGATACACCTTCGTCCCAGCCCAAACCTCAGCGGACCTCTGGCCTCATAATATGGACAGTGGGTGCCCGGGTCTGATTCTAAAAGCAGCAACGATAGGAGGTGAGATAAGGGACACGGAGCCCAGGGCAGGATGTGACAGCCATCTCAGAACCGGCCGGTTGGGGCTGGCTATCCTGGCCTCCTCTGTGGTCTGGAGAACGcaggtccagcctgaccagtgggggCGCATCGGGTAGAGCCTCCAGCTGGGATGCTCAGGTCCCAGGCTCGGAACCCCAAGGTGGTTGTCAGTTTCAGTGCGAGTTTGTCaactggagcccaaggtcgctggcttgagcaagggggtcactgggtcagcttgagtcccccagatcaaggcacacgtaggagaagcaatcagtgaacaactaaagcgacacagctacaagttgatgcttctcatttctctcccttcctgtcactctctctctctctctcccccccccccaaaaaaaaaaaaaaaaaaaaaaaggaatgaaggtcTAAGAGAAAGACTTGCTGTGAGCCAGCAGGGAAGGGACAGGGACCCAGGAAGGCTTTCCACAAGGAAGCAGGAGAAGCCGCATCATCTGTGGGCTCCCCAAGCTGCTCTGCCAGCCTAAAGGGTCCCCGGAGTGGGGCTCAGGTGAGGCTCACACCGGCAGAGGCTTCTTTCCTGGCtgaaccccaccccacccagtctGTGTCACAATGGGGCTCccctggggagggtgggggagggtaaaGAGGGGCCCGAGTCTGGCTGCAAGGCCGTCCTGGGCGGGGCAGCAGGAAGCAACATGACTTAGGGACCTGTGTCCTAAGGTAAGACCCGGATCCGGCTCAGAGCTCCATCCCATCCACACGGGTGCCCTCCTGACCCCTGAGCCCCCAGCAGCCCCGAGGGAGCTCCGTCCCATCCACACGGGTGCCCTCCTGACCCCCGAGCCCCCGGCAACCCCGAGGGAGCTCCGTCCCATCCACACGGGTGCCCTCCTGACCCCCGAGCCCCCGGCAACCCCGAGGGAGCTCCGTCCCATCCACACGGGGGCGCCCTCCTGACCCCCGAGCCCCCGGCAACCCCGAGGGAGCTCCGTCCCATCCACACGGGGGCGCCCTCCTGACCCCCGAGCCCCCGGCAACCCTTAGGTAGCTCAATCCCATCCACACGGGGGTACCCTCCTGACCCCTGAGCCCCCACAACCCCGAGGTCCCCCTGGCATCTCCAGGGCTGCTCCCTGGCCCCCGCAGCTGGCCTGGCCCTCTCCCCAGGTGCGCCCGCTGTGATGCAGCAGCAGCCTCGAGCCGAGACAGATGCCATCGGGGCCGGCGAAGGGCCCCAGCAGTCGGCGCCCTGGTGGGCCTGGGTCAGGTGGCAGGGCTGGGCGCGCTGGTGCTTGAGCCGTGTCCCCCAGGGCTGGATCCAGTGGTGGGCCACGTCGGGCTGGCAGCAGCCGCTGCGGCGTGTGCTGTGGGTTCTGGAGGGGACCCTGTACCTGCTGCTGACCCTGATGCTGTGCTACGCGCTCTTCACCACCGGCTCCTACCTGTTGAGCTCCCTGTGGCCCGTGGTGGCCGCGGCCTGGCGCCACCTGCTGCCCGCCATCCTGCTGCTGGGGCTCAGCGCCCTCCCGGCCCTGCTCTTCACCGCCTCCTTCCTGCTGCTGTTCTCGACCCTGCTCACCCTCCTGGGCCTCCTCACCTCCATGTCTCATCCGGGCTACGCTCAGGACTTGGGCCAATAGAAGGGCAACCTCCTCCCGCTCGCTGCCTGTGTCCGTGGAGCCCTGGCCGAGGGTCCGAGGCCccggggagagagggagggcgggCAGACCCGGGCCTTCCTGCTTCAGCTGCCCTAGACCCGCGGTCCCTCGTACTTGGCGGTGGCGTGCGTGATGATGCCGGAGCTAGCAGGTGGACCGGCCTGACCTCTGGGCGCCTCCCTCGGGCCAGGGCTGCAGGCacttggtgtgtgtgggggggaccaGGGGCCTTGTTGGAGGGGAGGAAACAGGACAGAAGGCTTAGCTAGGGGGCAGAGCTTGGCCAAGCCACCAAAAGCCGCCATGTGTCTGTGGTGACACCACTGGCGTCCCCGTAGTCACCGGCTGCATCTCTTCCTTGCCGTGGTCTCAGCTGCAGGCTTGTTGAGAACTTCTGCTTGGGGTACCCCCCGGGGTGGCCATTCCGgccaccccctttcctctcttccgaGCTCTAGAAGGGGCCCACTGGCAGAAACCTGGCTCGCCGAGGGCTGGCCACAAGCCCCATGAGATTTTGACTAACTCACCTCCCGACCCTTCCGCCGAGGTGTGCCCCCACTTCCCAGACACCCTCGCTCCTGCTCCGGTCCGCACCCCCAGGTCTGGGGAGCAGACTGAAGAGGGTAGCGAGGTCCCCAGAGAATGTCCACTTTTCGAGTCTCCTGAGGTCTGCTCTAGAATAACAAACACGTCCCGTTTCACCTGCCTATACAACGTGTGACCTTGGCCAGGGTGGCCTTCGGAGCCTGCGCTGAGTGGGTCCCAGCCCTGGAGTTTGGTCCAAGGCAGTACCTGCGCGTGAAGTCCTTTGTCAGGTCCAGGACACAGTAAGATATATGATCCTGAACTCTTAAGGACATTCGGTAGGCTCAAGAGATCCTTTGAGCAGGGAGCTCCTCTAGACCTTTGGAGAAATTCTCCGTCATAGATCCGGTTACAGTGGTAAACAGAAGATGGATGGGTGTGGACAAGATGTAAAAAGGTCCCGGGTCATGCAATCTCAAAATATGCAGATGTCGAACTCTTCTGATTGCGAAACGCTTGGGCCTGGGCTTAGTGCCAGGAGATGTTTGCAGAGCTATGTGAGTGGGGAAGGCACAGCCCGTGGTTTCCAAAACAGACCCAGCGTGCTGCTCACAGCACCAGGAGGGCCTTGAAAGGTGGCATGCCCCGTGCCCAGAGTGCTGGCTGTTGGCACACCTTCTGACCCTCCAAACAAAACAGTGAGTGAGCAGCTATTACTGAGTAAGGCACATCATAGACGATTTTACCCACAACGAAGACCCAACTGCCTGACCATCTGCCCCATTCCTCATCCCCACCCAATTCCTGACCCGACTGTACATGTAACCCTAAAAGCCCTAGACCCAaagctcccctcccctgccacctAAACACTCAAACCCTGAGGACCAGcccctaaaacaggggtccccaaactttttacacagggggccagttcactgtccctcagaccattggagggccggactataaaaaaaactatgaacaaatccctatgcacactgcacatatcttattttaaagtaaaaatacaaaacaggaacagatacaatatttaaaataaagaacaagtaaatttaaatcaacaaactgaccagtatttcaatgggaactatgctcctctcactgaccaccaatgaaagaggtgccccttccggaagtgcggtgggggccggataaatggcctcagggggccgcatgtggcccgcgggctgtcgTTTggtgacccctgccctagaaccTGCGTTCATTTGTGCCAAAGCCTGTCTGCTGTGGAGTCACCACCCTGTATGCCACTGGTTAGACGCCTTCAGCACCTGCGCCTGGGACCCCAGGAGtggtcctcccttcccctctccttctgctTTTCCCTGCAGTGTGGCCCGGCAGCAAGGGCCAGGCAGGACACGGAGGTGGTGTAGCCTCGTGGTTAGCGTACGCTTCGGTGTGTTAGCTGTTTGGATCCCAACATTGTCACTTTTTATCTCCGTGGCCTCGGTGGATAATGCTAAGCCTTCCTGAACTGTGTTTTCCTCACGGGTAACACAAAGAACATGGGCCCGAGGGCTCCTGTGGGGCTTCCGGCAGGTGGCTGATATTCCTAGACTGACTGCTCGCTCCACAAACTGTGGCTATGCTGCTACTCTTCCGCTTTTGAGGGGAGAAGTCAGGTTCAGGAGAGCTACTTGCTAGCGGCAAGGCCAGACTGTTGAGTCCTGGTCTACCACCTAACAGGCTAAAAGGGAAAGCGACGGAGAAGATACAACCTAATTGAAGACTCCAGGCCTGTCCTTAGAACTCCTTCCTGCCAGCCATAAAACCGCTTCACATGCTCACAACCGTGAACCTCCTTTTGTCTCCCCCCCGTGGATGTTTTCCACGCTCCTGATCCGCTGGTGTGGG carries:
- the C5H20orf141 gene encoding LOW QUALITY PROTEIN: uncharacterized protein C20orf141 homolog (The sequence of the model RefSeq protein was modified relative to this genomic sequence to represent the inferred CDS: substituted 1 base at 1 genomic stop codon), with the translated sequence MTQFCXHRLEALACPIPVPLRGLGAGEGLGRPVGPCVSSWVPSSAQLLDSVLGLGALGLTVRAVFSMAGPALLLLLLLVSFLAFDLLHRPTGPSRPQRTLLPGGQGQGAGEGPRQQEAVLLQTMAIAGPLSLQEALLLLSLGLELLLGARGMSLALLGLALCLQPWA
- the TMEM239 gene encoding transmembrane protein 239, with the protein product MQQQPRAETDAIGAGEGPQQSAPWWAWVRWQGWARWCLSRVPQGWIQWWATSGWQQPLRRVLWVLEGTLYLLLTLMLCYALFTTGSYLLSSLWPVVAAAWRHLLPAILLLGLSALPALLFTASFLLLFSTLLTLLGLLTSMSHPGYAQDLGQ